The Chryseobacterium sp. JV274 sequence AGGAGTGATGAAATTTTACACTCATTAAATCAGTGATTTATGAAAAATTTTATCTTTTTTTCAAAAATAGATGCAAGATTTTTGAAAAGTAGGATTTATATAGATGAGTACTCGAAAATAATTAATGTTTAACGAAAAAAGTAATGCAATGAAAAGATTGACAGTACCCCGATTTTTTATAACAGTTTTAATGGTTTTAGTAGGATTTACTTTATCCTCTTGTAATGATAATGATGGTCCGGACATACCTCCTGTAAAAATGGAAGACTTAAAAGGAAACTACAAAGGTAAGCTGGTTATTGTGCAGGGAAATAGCAAAAGAGAAGGAATAAAAGAATTTAAAGTAAAAAAAGATACAATCTCGTTTGCTGAATTTCCAATAGAAGAAATTGTAAAAACTGTGGTGAAAAATCCTGCAAAAGCAGAAACCGCATTGAAATCAATGGGAAAAGTGAAGTATGACCTTAAGTATGCTGCAGTAATTAATACTGCGAATAATGTGATAGAACTTACATTTGCTCCTAAGGCTATGGAACTTCAGATCCCTGTAGACGGAGTGAATAAAAAGACCGTTGTAGAATTTGTAGCGAAACAAAAAGGATATTATGTAGGATTGGACCAGACACTGAGGTATGCTGTAACAGCAGAAAAAATTACAGTAGATGGTACATTGATTACCCCTTATGAGGTGATTGATTATAATTTTCCATTCTGTATAAAAAATTAATTAATAGATATTATCATCAATGGATTGCACTTTATTGTTAAGATGCAATCTATTTTTGCTTGACAGTTTTATAACATCCCAGTGGATACGGAGGCAGCAGTATATGGAAGAAAGTAAAGAACAGATTTTGGTAAAGCACCTTCTGAAGAAGGAGGAAGCTGCCTGGAAAGAGCTTTTTGGAGCTTATTCCGGAAATCTGGCTTATGTCTGCTCCCGTTATGTAGCTGAAAAAGAAGATGTTCATGATATACTTCAGAACAGTTTTATCAAAATGTTCCGTTCGATAGAATCTTTTGAATACAGAGGAAGTGGGTCTTTGAAAGCCTGGATGACCCGTATTGCTGTCAATGAATCTTTGAAACATATCAAACAGAAAGGAGATTTTAATTCTGCGGTGGAAGTGGATGATCTTCCGGATATTCCTAATGAAGAAGAACCGGACTTTGAAGAGGTTCCGCGTGATGATATTATGATGATGATAAGAGCGCTTCCTGAAGGGTATAGAACTGTTTTTAACCTGTTTGTATTTGAGAAAAAAAGCCATAAGGAGATTGCCGGACTGCTGGGAATTGCAGAAAATTCTTCTGCATCTCAGTTTCACCGTGCAAAAGGACTGCTTGTTCAGAAAATAAAAGAATTTAAAATGTCAAAAAAAGCACAATATGAATAATGAATGGCTAAATAACCTGCGAAGCAGAATGGATGACCATGAAGAGGACGTTCCGGAAGGATTGTGGGATGACATCAAAGATGAACTATTTTCCGGGGAAGAAAACAACAGTATTCCCGGGTTTATCCCAGAAATTCATGAAGGAGGAAAAAACAAGAAAGAGAAGGGAACCGGTGCAGGAAAAAAAACGTTATTCTATCGTCTCGGAGGTATTGCAGCTGCCATTGCACTGCTCTTTTTACTGACGAAACTCCTGCCACAGAATGATACAGGTAAAACCCTGTCTCAGAAACCGGCAGATGTGAAAAAAGAAAAGGAAAAGAATTCTTTAAAACCTTTGGAAACTGAACATCTCTCAAACGGTGAAGTGAAATCCGGAACAGTACCTTTTTTAGCTGAAAAAATATCAAAAGCAGGTGGTCCGGAGAAAAAGTCAGGACAGAAATATTTTAATACTGAAGAAAAAAATGAAGTAGGGAATATTCAGGATATTCATGAAATCATCAAACTTCCAGCTGTAATGGAGCCTTTTCATCAGGAGAGCAAGATCGCTCAGAAAGTATCTCATACCGATGATACAGTAAAAGAACCGGCCATAGAGAAGACCCCTGATGAGGTTCTTTTCAAACAGGAAGAATTAAAAGAAGTGTATGCAGAGAATACAAAACATACCACCAAAAGATCCCGTGACAAAAAGTCGTGGATGCTGAGTATGCTTACAGGAAATGTTGCTTCCAACTCTGCAGAACAGCAGTTTCCGGGATATGCTTCCATCACTGGAAAAGCAATGAATGTTGAGCAGGTCTGGAGTACTTCTGAATATCATGATGATCCTCTGACAGCAATCTTTCTGGCAAATCAAAGTCAGCCGGTTGAAGCAAGAATCAGACATAAGGTGCCTGTTACATTTGGATTGTCTCTTTACTACAATTTAGGAAAAAGATGGGGAATAGGAACAGGACTGAATTATACGAAACTTTCTTCTGAATTGCATTCAGGAACTGAGAATAATTATATTAAAGGAGATCAGACGGTTCATTATATAGGAATTCCGGTGCAGGTCAATTATAATATCATTCAGAAAGGGAAATTTACAGGATATGTTACAGGCGGAGCACTTGTTGAAAAACCTATAGCAGGAAATATCACAACAACTTATGTGGTGAATGATGAAATAAAGGAATCCTCAAAAGAGCGTGTGGCACCAAAACCTTTTCAGTTTTCGGTTAACACTGCGGTAGGATTTCAGCTGAAGGTCATAGACAAAGTCGGAATTTATGCTGAACCGGGAATAGGATATCATTTCAAGGAAGAAAATGCTCCTAATACCATTTATAAAGAGAAACCATTTCATTTTAACATGAAATTCGGGATCAGAGTGCTGCTGGATTAATGTTGGGGATTTTAAAACAAAACCAAACTTAATTATTATATATGAAAACAAAACTAATTTTTTTAGTGTTTTTACTATTCAGCATTCTGGATATAAAAGCACAGTGTACCCCTACCATTACCAGTCCGAGACTTGGACAGAAATATCCGGGAACAATTTTGTTCTGTGATGTGGAAGATGAAATAATTTCTACTACACAGACCTATGGAAGCTATCAGTGGTACAAACAGGAATGGACCTGGCAGACACCCAACAACAACCCTTGGGTGGCCATTCAGGGAGCTACATCGCAGCAGTTAACCGTTAGCGGTAATGACCAGCTGAATTATTTTAAAGTAGTCGTTACAGATGGGGATTGTACAGCAGAAAGCCCGGCAGTATTTGCTGATGGATTTGTATATGGTCTTCCGGCTATGATGACAACTTATACTCCCGGAACCTATCAGGAAAATATGGGAATCGTGAATGTATGTAATGGAGCATCTGTACAATTTGATAATATATTTCCTGTTGTATATGGCAAACATACCTGGTTCAGATGTGTACCAAGCAGTAATCCTGCGTTGCCGGGAGATCCCTGCATCATTCCTGGAGTGATAGGAGATACATATGTTGCGACAAGTTCCGGAAAATATGGCTTTTATGCCTGTACAGAATATTGCCCGGATCAATGCCAGATGCTGGATCCGTTTGCCTTTGTGGAAGTGAATTTCGGAAATTGGGATTTCTGTACCAATCTGGGAACGGGAGAGGTGAAGACTAAAGATAATAATCTGAAAATCTATCCCAATCCTACAGCGCAGCATCTTTATATCGGAAAAGAATCGGATAAAATCTATAAGGAAGTTACCATTATAGACATGTCCGGAAAACTTGTTCTAAAGAAAAATGACCACAGGTATAATCAGGCGATTGATGTAAGTCAGCTCGTGTCAGGAAACTATATCATTGTTTCTAAAAGCGCAGATGGAAAAGAATATAAAAATAGATTTATAAAGAAATAAGATTACATAGTCTGAATGTGTTAAAATTTTGATTGTGGGAAGGAAGATTGGATGTTAGAGGAGGGATGTTTCTTGTATTGAAGAAGAACTAGAGTAATTTATTTTAATACTTTACGCTCAATAGATAAAATTTCATCCTTGTTAATCTAATGACGTCATAATTACCCCCAAAAAGGAATTCTCTCTTTCCGGCATCCGGCTTCCTGACTCACATTTGGCATTTTATCCGGAATTCAGATGAAATAATCTCTTTCGTTAGTTTTTAATAATGGTTGGATCGGTACAATTTTTTGTGCCGATTTTTTTATTTTGAGTTTTTCTTAATATCTTTTTAAATATCCCTTTCTGACTAGAATATCATTCATGTAAACATCAGATTTTCAAAATAGTATATTCATTATTTTTACTTCAAAAACACACCATGCTGATCAAAATTTATGGAAGTGCCATTCATGGAGTGGCTGCACAGACAATAACAATTGAAGTGAATGTAGATACCGGTGGAGTAGGATACCATCTGGTGGGTCTTCCTGATAATGCGATTAAAGAAAGCAGCTATAGAATCTCTGCCGCACTGAAAAATGTAGGATATAAAATTCCCGGAAAGAAAATCACAATCAATATGGCTCCGGCGGATCTCAGAAAAGAAGGTTCTGCCTATGATCTGAGTATTGCCATTGGTATTTTAGCGGCTTCAGATCAGATTTTGGCTGAGGAAATTGAACATTATGTTATTATGGGCGAGCTTTCTCTCGACGGAAGCCTGCAGCCCATCAAAGGTGTTTTGCCCATCGCTATTCAGGCAAGAGAAGAAGGCTTTCAAGGAATTATTCTCCCCAAACAAAATGCCAGAGAAGCCTCCATTGTCAATGATCTTGACGTATATGGGGTAGAAAATATCAGAGAAGTTATTGATTTTTTTAATGAAGGAAAACCGCTTGAAAAAATGATATTGGACACCAGAAAAGAGTTTCATGAGAGAATCAACGATTTTCCTTTTGATTTCTCCGAAGTTAAAGGTCAGGAAACAGCTAAAAGAGCGATGGAAGTCGCAGCTGCAGGCGGACATAATATCATTTTGATCGGTCCGCCAGGAAGCGGAAAGACCATGCTGGCTAAAAGGATTCCCAGTATTTTACCTCCATTGACCCTGAAAGAAGCTTTAGAAACAACAAAAATTCATTCCGTAGCCGGAAAAATAGGAACTGAAGCATCATTGATGACCGTTCGTCCCTTCAGATCTCCGCATCATACTATTTCTGATGTTGCTTTGGTAGGAGGTGGAAGTTATCCGCAGCCCGGAGAGATTTCCCTGGCTCATAACGGAGTGTTATTTCTGGATGAAATGCCAGAATTTAAGAGAACCGTGCTGGAAGTGATGAGACAGCCTTTGGAAGATCGTGAAGTAACAATTTCAAGAGCACGGTTTACAGTAAACTATCCGGCAAGCTTCATGTTGGTAGCCTCTATGAATCCCAGCCCAAGCGGCTTCTTCCCCGATGATCCTAACAATACCTCATCTGCTTATGAAATGCAGCGCTATATGAATAAACTTTCAGGGCCGCTTCTGGATAGGATTGATATTCATATTGAAGTTCAGAAGGTGGAGTTTGAACAGCTTTCCGAAAAAAGAAAAGGAGAAATGAGCAAAAACATCCGGGAACGTGTCCTGAAAGCAAGAGATATTCAGAATAAAAGATATCAAAGCCTCAATATCAGCAGTAATGCTCAAATAGGGCCTAAGGAAATTGAAGCCTTTTGTGAGTTGGATGAAACTTCTTTCGGTCTCATCAAGTTGGCAATGGAGAAACTAAATCTTTCGGCAAGAGCATATGACAGAATACTGAAAGTCGCCAGAACAGTTGCTGACCTTGAGGGATCTGAGAATATCCTGTCTCATCATATTTCTGAAGCGATACAGTACAGAAGCCTGGATCGTGAATTTTGGAATGGTTAGTTTTATATTTGATTGATTTTAAAATAAATAGAAAAGATGTTTTCATAAGTTTAATTCGACTCTCTGGAATAAACATAGTAATTATGTAACGCATAGGTTAAAATATTATGTTAAGTTTGATTACCAAATTATTAAAAATATTACATTATGGAAATCAAATTTTTAAACACTGAATAAAAACTTACCTCTCGTTTCTGAAGAATATATAATCTGTTTTTCTTCTTTCCGATTCAATAAATAACGTTTGAACGCTGTTTACTGTTCTGCTCTCTGAGTGGATCGCTTAAGGCTTTATGTCATTCAGTTTTTTAAACTATTAAGCAAACATATTTAGTAAATAAGCTGTGGTTATGCCTTATGCCTGGTTGTTTCCTTATTTCATAGAGTCTAAAATCAACTTAGAATAGGGTTGAAGCCATTAATTACAAATTTTTAAACCAAATCAAATTATTATTATGTCAAACACAATTCCCTCATTAGAAACCTTATCAATAGGTACAGCTGTATTACTGTCGCCTGAAGACAGAGAAAAATTGTTAAACGGATTCAATAAAACCGGCTGGGACTATCATCATGAAGAAACATTAGAGTCTCTTTTCCGAAAACAGGCACTCCTTCATCCCGATAAAACAGCCGTTGTTTATCAGGATCAGGAGATCACGTATCGTGATTTAGATGAGAAAAGTAATCAGATTGCCAATCTGTTATTGAGCCATGGAATCAAAGAAGGTAAGTATGTTCCTGTCTGGCTGGACCGTTCTTTAGAATGGATTGTTGCTGTTCTTGGCGTGATCAAAACTGGAGCAGCATATGTTCCTATAGATCCTGCTTATCCTGCTAAAAGAGTAGAATTTATTCTTTCGGATACCGCCGCTGATATTATTATAACCAATCAAAATCTTGAAAACCTTTTATCCGAAACTGAAAGAACAAAAGTATTTGATCTGAGCAGCATGGAGAATCTTAATCATCTACCTTCTGAGTATCCGGAAATTATAATTCACCAGAATAGTCTGGCATATACAATTTATACTTCAGGCTCTACCGGAAAACCGAAAGGGGTAATGGTAAGTCATCAGGCTATACAGCACCTGGTAACCTGGCACAATCATCATTTTCACGTGGATCACAGTTCAAAACTGACCCTCGTAGCAGGATTGGCATTTGATATATCTGTATGGGAAACCTGGTCTGCCCTTACTTCCGGTGCAACTCTTTTTATTGCAGATAATGAAGACAGAACAGACACTCATGCATTGGTAGATTACTATAGGAGAAATCAGATTACACACGGTTTTGTGCCTTCTGTTTTAGCGCCGGGTGTAGTTAATTACTCGCGGAATTATAATGATCTGAAGTTGAAATATCTCTTTACCGGAGGTGAAAAACTGAAGCCTGTACTTACTACAGAATTAAGCTACGAACTGATAGACTATTACGGACCTACGGAATGTACCGTATTTGCAACATTTAAAAAAGTGAAAGATATCAATGGAAAATATATCTCTTCAATAGGGAAACCCATTGCTAATGCAAAAGCCTATATTTTAGGTGAAAATAGAGAGTTATTACCTGTAGGAGCTGTGGGAGAACTGTGTATTGGAGGAAATATTTTAGCAGATGGATATCTTAATAATAAAGAGCTTACAGATTCCAAATTCATTCCCAACCCATTCAATGAAAAAGAAAAGCTTTATCATACCGGTGATCTTGCCAAATGGAAGCCGGATGGCAATATTGAATTTCTTGGAAGGATAGATAATCAGGTGAAGATTCGTGGATTCAGAGTTGAACTTGGAGAAATAGAACGCACGCTGGTTCAGCAGAAAGATATCAGAGAAGCCGTGGTCATTAGCAAAGATACGGAAGGAAGCACCAAATATCTGATTGCTTTTATTGTATTAAAGCCTGATGCAGCAAAAGATGTTTCGTCAGTCCGAAATACTTTGAAAGAAGAACTTCCGGGTTATATGATTCCTGCCCAGATTATTTTTATAGATAAAATTCCGTTGACGGCAAATGGAAAAACAGATGCTCAGGCTTTAAAAGATCTGGCAGATAAAGAAGCGAAAGAACTTATTTCATTTGAGCCGCCAACCAATGAGACAGAACGGATTGTTGTTGATATCTGGTCTTCAGCACTGGAAAGGCCTGTTATTAATATTACAGATAATTTCTTTGATATCGGTGGAAACTCTCTGTTAGTAGCAACAGTTGCTGTGGCATTGCAAAGAAAGCTGGATATAAAAGTGTATCTGCGGGATATTTATCAGTTTCCGGTGTTGCAGGAGCTGTCGGAAGTTCTTATAGCAAGATCCAAAGCAACAAGAGAGGCTGTTCCCATGGAAGATGTAGAACCTTATGTTGAATTGCAGAAAGATGTTTATCTCGCTCCCGGAACTGTTTTTGCGGGTGGATTTGATCCTAAGCAGGTGGAAAATCCAACGACCATATTTTTAACGGGAGTTACAGGATTTGTAGGAATTCATCTTTTGCAGGAGCTTCTGGATACTACAAATGCTGATATTTACTGCCTTGTAAGAGCTCAGGATCAATTTCATGCGATGGAAAAGATAGAGAGGTGTTTTAAACAATATAAAATTCCTCAGAAAGAAGAGCAGAAATCGAGAATTATTCCGGTCATCGGAGATCTGGCATTGCCGGCTTTGGGACTGTCAGAAGAAATATTCTCAAAACTGGCAAAACAGACCGATCTGATTTACCATTCCGGAAGTTCCGTAAACTTCATTGAGCCTTATTCTTACATGAAAGCTCCAAATGTAGAAGGATTAAGAGAGATCATCAAATTGGCCGGAGCAGAAAGGACCAAATGTCTTGCTTTGTTATCCACCATTTCGGTATACAGCTGGGGACATGTGTTTACAGGAAAAACAGTAATGCTGGAGTCTGATGATATTGAACAGAATTTAATGTCTGTAAGCAAAGACATCGGTTATGTGAGAAGCAAGTGGGTAATGGAGGCAGTAGCAGATCTGGCGGCAAAAGAAGGGCTTCCATTGATTACTTATCGTCTTGGATATGCAATGTGCCACAGTGAAACAGGAGCAAGCGCTTCCTATCAATGGTGGTCCGGATTGGTGAAAAACTGTATAGAATTCAAATCTTATCCTGCATTGACTGAACTTAGAGAAGGGCTTATCACAGTAGATTATATGACGAAATCTATGGCTCATATCACAAAAAATAAAGAGGCAATAGGTAAGAAATTCAACCTGATTGCCCGCCCGGAAACCAATCTTACGCTGGAAGGATTCTTCGGACTCATGAAAAAGTATTATCCTTTCACCCTGAAAGATCTTCCTTATAAAGAATGGCGAAAACAATGGGAAGATGACAGTAAAAATCGGTTATATCCACTGACAAGCCTTTTCAGGGACAATATGCATGAAGGTTTATCCACCGTAGAGCTTTATCAGAATACTTATGTATGGGATTGTTCCAATGTGATTCAGTTTCTGGAGGGTTCAGATATTCAGGAACCGGTATTTGATAAAAAAATACTGGATTCCTATTTAAAATATCTGGGAATTCCGGTTGAATAGTATTTAATAATTGAAAAAGCCCAAACAGATTCTGCTTGGGCTTTATAATGCTTATTCTTGTTTTACTACAATTTAAAAATCAGACATTCATATCGTCTCATCTTTTCTTTATTTGAAGATTAATTGATGGTTACTTTAATTACATTCTGAACAGCAGGAACAGGATACTGGGTTCCTACTTTGGAAATGATCTTACTTTCAATTTGTGGTGTTCCACCAAATAATGCCTGATGATTTCCAGCTCCAGGATATTGGTCAATACCTGTTCCGGAATCAAATAATGAGGTTTTTGAACTGATGTCTCCCTTAGTGTTGGCATCAATGCTTTGTTCATTGGCATAGAACCAATCATTGGAGAAACCAAACATTGTTGCATAGGCAATTTTATCACCCGGTTCAGCATTGAAATTTGTTGTTACCTTACTTCCCGGTGCTACAGGAGCATTCCCGGCAACATATACACCTTGTACATTGGGTAAAGATTTTAAACTGTTTTGAAGTTTGGCTACATTTCCAAACTGGGCAATGTCTT is a genomic window containing:
- a CDS encoding DUF4840 domain-containing protein, which gives rise to MKRLTVPRFFITVLMVLVGFTLSSCNDNDGPDIPPVKMEDLKGNYKGKLVIVQGNSKREGIKEFKVKKDTISFAEFPIEEIVKTVVKNPAKAETALKSMGKVKYDLKYAAVINTANNVIELTFAPKAMELQIPVDGVNKKTVVEFVAKQKGYYVGLDQTLRYAVTAEKITVDGTLITPYEVIDYNFPFCIKN
- a CDS encoding RNA polymerase sigma factor translates to MEESKEQILVKHLLKKEEAAWKELFGAYSGNLAYVCSRYVAEKEDVHDILQNSFIKMFRSIESFEYRGSGSLKAWMTRIAVNESLKHIKQKGDFNSAVEVDDLPDIPNEEEPDFEEVPRDDIMMMIRALPEGYRTVFNLFVFEKKSHKEIAGLLGIAENSSASQFHRAKGLLVQKIKEFKMSKKAQYE
- a CDS encoding outer membrane beta-barrel protein, with product MNNEWLNNLRSRMDDHEEDVPEGLWDDIKDELFSGEENNSIPGFIPEIHEGGKNKKEKGTGAGKKTLFYRLGGIAAAIALLFLLTKLLPQNDTGKTLSQKPADVKKEKEKNSLKPLETEHLSNGEVKSGTVPFLAEKISKAGGPEKKSGQKYFNTEEKNEVGNIQDIHEIIKLPAVMEPFHQESKIAQKVSHTDDTVKEPAIEKTPDEVLFKQEELKEVYAENTKHTTKRSRDKKSWMLSMLTGNVASNSAEQQFPGYASITGKAMNVEQVWSTSEYHDDPLTAIFLANQSQPVEARIRHKVPVTFGLSLYYNLGKRWGIGTGLNYTKLSSELHSGTENNYIKGDQTVHYIGIPVQVNYNIIQKGKFTGYVTGGALVEKPIAGNITTTYVVNDEIKESSKERVAPKPFQFSVNTAVGFQLKVIDKVGIYAEPGIGYHFKEENAPNTIYKEKPFHFNMKFGIRVLLD
- a CDS encoding T9SS type A sorting domain-containing protein, which gives rise to MKTKLIFLVFLLFSILDIKAQCTPTITSPRLGQKYPGTILFCDVEDEIISTTQTYGSYQWYKQEWTWQTPNNNPWVAIQGATSQQLTVSGNDQLNYFKVVVTDGDCTAESPAVFADGFVYGLPAMMTTYTPGTYQENMGIVNVCNGASVQFDNIFPVVYGKHTWFRCVPSSNPALPGDPCIIPGVIGDTYVATSSGKYGFYACTEYCPDQCQMLDPFAFVEVNFGNWDFCTNLGTGEVKTKDNNLKIYPNPTAQHLYIGKESDKIYKEVTIIDMSGKLVLKKNDHRYNQAIDVSQLVSGNYIIVSKSADGKEYKNRFIKK
- a CDS encoding YifB family Mg chelatase-like AAA ATPase is translated as MLIKIYGSAIHGVAAQTITIEVNVDTGGVGYHLVGLPDNAIKESSYRISAALKNVGYKIPGKKITINMAPADLRKEGSAYDLSIAIGILAASDQILAEEIEHYVIMGELSLDGSLQPIKGVLPIAIQAREEGFQGIILPKQNAREASIVNDLDVYGVENIREVIDFFNEGKPLEKMILDTRKEFHERINDFPFDFSEVKGQETAKRAMEVAAAGGHNIILIGPPGSGKTMLAKRIPSILPPLTLKEALETTKIHSVAGKIGTEASLMTVRPFRSPHHTISDVALVGGGSYPQPGEISLAHNGVLFLDEMPEFKRTVLEVMRQPLEDREVTISRARFTVNYPASFMLVASMNPSPSGFFPDDPNNTSSAYEMQRYMNKLSGPLLDRIDIHIEVQKVEFEQLSEKRKGEMSKNIRERVLKARDIQNKRYQSLNISSNAQIGPKEIEAFCELDETSFGLIKLAMEKLNLSARAYDRILKVARTVADLEGSENILSHHISEAIQYRSLDREFWNG
- a CDS encoding non-ribosomal peptide synthetase, which produces MSNTIPSLETLSIGTAVLLSPEDREKLLNGFNKTGWDYHHEETLESLFRKQALLHPDKTAVVYQDQEITYRDLDEKSNQIANLLLSHGIKEGKYVPVWLDRSLEWIVAVLGVIKTGAAYVPIDPAYPAKRVEFILSDTAADIIITNQNLENLLSETERTKVFDLSSMENLNHLPSEYPEIIIHQNSLAYTIYTSGSTGKPKGVMVSHQAIQHLVTWHNHHFHVDHSSKLTLVAGLAFDISVWETWSALTSGATLFIADNEDRTDTHALVDYYRRNQITHGFVPSVLAPGVVNYSRNYNDLKLKYLFTGGEKLKPVLTTELSYELIDYYGPTECTVFATFKKVKDINGKYISSIGKPIANAKAYILGENRELLPVGAVGELCIGGNILADGYLNNKELTDSKFIPNPFNEKEKLYHTGDLAKWKPDGNIEFLGRIDNQVKIRGFRVELGEIERTLVQQKDIREAVVISKDTEGSTKYLIAFIVLKPDAAKDVSSVRNTLKEELPGYMIPAQIIFIDKIPLTANGKTDAQALKDLADKEAKELISFEPPTNETERIVVDIWSSALERPVINITDNFFDIGGNSLLVATVAVALQRKLDIKVYLRDIYQFPVLQELSEVLIARSKATREAVPMEDVEPYVELQKDVYLAPGTVFAGGFDPKQVENPTTIFLTGVTGFVGIHLLQELLDTTNADIYCLVRAQDQFHAMEKIERCFKQYKIPQKEEQKSRIIPVIGDLALPALGLSEEIFSKLAKQTDLIYHSGSSVNFIEPYSYMKAPNVEGLREIIKLAGAERTKCLALLSTISVYSWGHVFTGKTVMLESDDIEQNLMSVSKDIGYVRSKWVMEAVADLAAKEGLPLITYRLGYAMCHSETGASASYQWWSGLVKNCIEFKSYPALTELREGLITVDYMTKSMAHITKNKEAIGKKFNLIARPETNLTLEGFFGLMKKYYPFTLKDLPYKEWRKQWEDDSKNRLYPLTSLFRDNMHEGLSTVELYQNTYVWDCSNVIQFLEGSDIQEPVFDKKILDSYLKYLGIPVE